The genome window GTAATCGGCTCCACCTCGAGACCCGTCTTCTTCCGTGCCCGTTCGATCAACTCGGGCCCGTTCTCGCTCTCCCGGACCGCGCTGGTGGCTACCGCTCGGTAATGGCGCACACCCGCGGCGTCCATCCGCTCGCGGAATGTCGCCACGGCCGCGACTGCCTGGTCGATCCGCTCCGGCTCAATACGACGGCTGCGGAAGGCGGCATGGCCGAGGCGCACCGGAACCCGTCGGGATTCCAGCAGCACGAAGGCCTCCGGCGCGGTGAACTCGGCGATGGCAAAGCGGAGCGCATTCGACCCGATGTCAATCGCCGCCAGGCGGAGGGGGAACTCGACGGAGGCAACGGCGCCGGTGCTCGACATGCGGGCTGAAGATGCGAAGGTGACGGCGAGTGGGCGTGGCTCGGCGAACGGCTTCGCGCGGCCAACCACGCTTAACAGGAGCCTTCTGCCGTGCCAGGAAATGAGGATACTGCGCGTAGGACGTTAGAGACAACTCCCTTGACGTCCTCCTGAGGGGACAGCATCGTTCCTGAGCGTGTTCCTTTCCGAGAGGACGACGCGGCCCTGCGCCCTCTCCGCAGTGCGCCCCCCGTCGCCGACCGCTTGGGTCCCCCTCCCCCCGGACCCGGGATGTCTCCCTCCATGTGCCTCCCCTGTATGCGGGCCCGATGGGGTCGCCGGCACCCCACTCTACTCCCCGACCGAGTGGCTGCCTGCGCCGCGCTGCTTTTCTCTCTCCTCGCCCCCTCGGTCGCCCACCCACAGAAGATCACCCGCGACAACTACTACGAATCGCTCCCGCCCCCTCCCGCCATCATCGCGCAGACGGAGGCAACCCAGCGATTCCACCTCTATGGTGACTCGACTGCGCCGGACTACGTAGACCTCGCTCCTCGGGACGGCGTCGACGACCGCCGCGCCGACCGCCTGCTGGAGCTCGCCGAGCATTTCTCCCCGATCCTCCGCCGCAACACCTTCCTGGTTCCGATGGAGTTCGAAGACGTGCTCGATGAAGAGGTCGTCGTGCACGTGGACGCCTGGCGGGATTACCTGAGGGTGGACTCCGGAGCCGTCCGCCTCGGCGCACGCGCCACTCCGGGAGCCGAGGGGAGCTATATCGCAACCGAGCGACCGGTGGTGGCGATCGACGACGACCTGCTGCAGGATCTGTTGCGCTCGCACGGACCGCGGCGGGTACGTTCCAGCGTGCGCCCCCCCTCTCCCGGCGCAGACACCGTCCTGTTCATCGACGTCCCCGGCGACGACGAGCTGTCCTGGCGGCCTCATCACGGTACGCGCCTGCCCGCCCGAACGCGCATCTACGCTCACCCCTTCATCCACGAGGTGGGCGGGACCGACGGGGCGCCGCTCTACGAGTTCCTGATCCAGTTCTGGTTCTATTACCCCTTCAACGACGGCGGGAACAACCACGAAGGAGACTGGGAGCACATCACCGTCTCAGTCACCTCCAACAGCCGTTACGACCACCGGCTGGACGAGCGCGGTCTCCTCACCGAAGCAGAGGTCCGCGCCATTCTGGACCCCTTCGCCCCCATCCCACTGAATTCGCTGCGCATCCGGAACGTCGCGTACTACTTCCATAACAACGTGATGATCCTGGATTACCTGGGGATCGAGGCGGGCGAGACGATGTGGCGCAGGGCGGATCATAACGACGGCTCGATCCACATCTGGGAGGACACCCGCTACATGGACCACGCGGTGCGTCGCCGCATGACCATGGCGCAAGGCCGGCTGGCTACGCACCCCATCGGCTATATCGGAGGGAACAACAAGGGCACCGACGAGCTCCTCCAGATCTGGCCGCGCTTCCAACGCTCCTACAACCGGGACTCGCACGGCACCTACCCCTTCCCCGGCACCTGGCGCAAGGTCGGGCCGGTGGATGCGACGGAGAAGATCTTCGGCGACGTGGTGCCGAAGGTGCACCTCACCCCCTCGGGCGAGGTCGATCTCTCGCGGCCCTGGTACGAGATGATCGACGATGATCGCTACCTCATCTATCGCCGGAACGCGATCATCCTGCTGCCGGACTGGGAGCGCCTCGAGCCGCTGGTCATGAACCCCGCCGAGAAGGAGGTTCGTCGCCGCTGGGCCTGGTTCCTCCTGCCTCTCCACATGGGATTCCCGGCGGTGCCCTCTCCCGGAGCGGGCACGCTGAAGCGCGTGGACCTCGGCAACGTGGCCCCCCTGAACCCCGCCTTCAACTCCGCCTGGAATCGCCCGGGCCCGACGGCGGTTTATCCTCCCTACGAACCGACCGTCCTGCGCGTGGCCCTCGCCCCCATCTCGCCGCTGACGAGCCTGCAGAGCGGTTGGGGCGTGTTGAACGTTCCGATCGTGCTCTGGAGTCTGCTGCCCGGCGGGAGCGTCGCCGTCAGCCAGCTCCTGCCCTGGATGACGGGCGCGATGCATGTTCTCGGCTCACCCCCCGCCAAGACCTTCTACCTGGGTGAGCTCCCGGAGCGTTTCACGAGCGTGAGCGGTGGCACCTACCACCAGTTCGGCGGCGGGGACTTCGCCCGACTCCTGCCGGCCCCGGACGATCCCGGGATCCTGACCCAGCTCGGAATCGAAGCTGCGGAAGGCCTGCGCATGGTGGAGGCTCACCGCGGGCCCAACTGGGGGACACGCGCCTGGTTCAACGTCTACTTCGGACCCCGCTTTTCCATCGAGAACACCCTCGATTACGGCGTCACGGACATCTCATACCTGATCCGGAACGAGGCTGGTGCGACATACGGTCGCGTTTCAGGGCGCCTCTACATCCGGGAGGTCACCGGCGGCCTGAACTACCGCCTCACCCCTATCCGCCAGGAATGGCTGCGGATCTACGGGCGAGCGGGCTACGGTTGGACCTCTTACTCCATAAGCGGCGTGACGGTGAATGGTCAGCCGGCGGGCGCGACCCCGATCCGCGGCGGACATCTTCCCACCATCTACCCGTCCATCGCATGGTGGCCGAACACCACCTACACGGGCCTGGGGATGGAGGTCTTCACCCCGCCACGCTACTGGCTCTTCAAACGCCTCGGCGTGGGAGCCCGGGTCGAAGTGGGGGCCTCCTTCCACCGGATGGCCATCGCGGGAGACTGCAACTGCCGGGTCACGACCGAACGCGGGGACGTGGCGATGATGCTCCTTTTCGGGTGGTAAGGGGGAAATCGGATCTTCTACCGGATGGAACCGTGGCCAATCTGCTGACGGTCGGAAGAGTGCTCCTGATCTTCGCCATCATCGCCGTGTGGGCGCGAAAGGGCGAGGTCACCTGGTGGTGGCTGGATCTGCTGATGGTGCCGTTGCTGGCCTGGGCGATCTTCATGGACGCCCTCGACGGGTGGGCCGCCCGGCGATGGAAGGAGGAGAGTGAGTCGGGGGCGCTCTTCGACATTGCGGGGGACCGCATCGTGGAGCTCGCCCTCTGGACCTTCTTTGCAATCCGGCGCGACCCGAGCGGCGTGCCGTTCGTTCCGCTGTGGGTGCCGCTGGCGATGATCGTGCGAACGGTCACCACCGACTTCTTCCGCACCCTCGCCTTCCGTCACGGCCGCACGCCGTTCGGCGAACAAGGGATGCAGGACACCGCCTGGGCCAGGGAGCTCACCGCCTCGCGCTGGAGCCGGGCCGCGTACGGTGGGCTGAAGGCCGCCAGCTTCTGCGGGCTGGCCCTGCTGCTCGCCTGGCCGAGCCTCGCCACCCTCGCCGGCTGGGGCGGGCTGCTGCGCATCGCAGTGGATGCGCTGGTGGTGATCACCGTCCTTTTCTCCCTGCTGCGCGCGGTCCCCGTCCTCTGGGACGGCCGCCGCTACCTCGGGCGGCTGACGGCGAAGGGGACCTGAAGCTGGAAAACGCCTGCGGCCGGCTTGTACGGAGCGATGTGGCCTCGGCCACGACACTCCGTGGGAATGGTTGGGTGAACGGCGTGTTCCGCCGCTACGCCGAGTCCGGGGGCGCATTCTGGCGCCCGCCACCCCGTCTTAGCCGGACCAGATCGCCCACTTCGATCCCTTTCGACGCGAAGTACCCGGCGTTCACCTCGAGCGCACCATAGTAAGGCACGCCCGCCGGGTAGGTGGGGCAGCCAGCGGCGTAGGGGCTCTGGCACGGCTCCATAGAGCGGATCGCCACGATGCGACCGTCCCGATCCAGATACGCGATGTCCAGGGGGATACGGGTGCGGAACATCCAGAAGCCGTGGGTCGAGTCGTACTCTTCATAGGAGAGGAAGAACATCCCCTCGTTCTCCGGCAGTGCGGTCCGCTCCATCAGGCCGATCTGCCGCTGCTCTGGTGTCTCGGCGATTTCGACGCTGACGGCGAAGGTGTCGCTGTCGGTGTAGATGAAGACCGTCCCGGTATCGAGCGGGACGATCGGGTTCTCCCGAGAGACCGGAGGCGGTTCATCTTCCGCGCAGCCGAACAATAACAGGGAGAGTAGCGCCACGATGACCTGGCCGGCCGCGAGATCCCGGATCCGTCGCGATACGGGCTGGACCTTCGCGCCGTGAATTTCCATACCGCCCGTCGTGTTCATCTCACCCATCATTCCGGCAGCGCGGCCGGATCGCGGTAGATCCCGAGATCGGGCAGGGTGTGCAGGATCAGCCACCCTCGAACGAACGGGCTGTCGCATTCGTAGACTCCCTCGGCCGTACGGATCACGAAACCATCCTCCTCGAACTTCTCCGCTGCTTTGCGCACCGCCGGCGGCGAGGAGAGGGCGAAGCGGCGCTGAGCACCGCGGCTGGTGAGCTGTCGTTCGCCGGCAGCGATCGCTCGCAGCACGTTCTGCTGTGCGGCGGTGAGCGAATCCCAGTACAGACGCACCGGATCGTCCTCTTCCATCACCAGTTCGTGGAAGGCGGCGCGCACCACCTCTTCCATCACCTTCCCCGAGCCAACCGCCAGATCGAAGCTCTTGCGCGCGAGCTGCACGATGTCGCGCGTTCGGGGGCCAGCGAGCGCCACGATGCGGGCTCCCATTCCCTTGGCGCGCACGCCCGCCTC of Longimicrobiaceae bacterium contains these proteins:
- a CDS encoding DUF192 domain-containing protein, giving the protein MNTTGGMEIHGAKVQPVSRRIRDLAAGQVIVALLSLLLFGCAEDEPPPVSRENPIVPLDTGTVFIYTDSDTFAVSVEIAETPEQRQIGLMERTALPENEGMFFLSYEEYDSTHGFWMFRTRIPLDIAYLDRDGRIVAIRSMEPCQSPYAAGCPTYPAGVPYYGALEVNAGYFASKGIEVGDLVRLRRGGGRQNAPPDSA
- a CDS encoding CDP-alcohol phosphatidyltransferase family protein; protein product: MANLLTVGRVLLIFAIIAVWARKGEVTWWWLDLLMVPLLAWAIFMDALDGWAARRWKEESESGALFDIAGDRIVELALWTFFAIRRDPSGVPFVPLWVPLAMIVRTVTTDFFRTLAFRHGRTPFGEQGMQDTAWARELTASRWSRAAYGGLKAASFCGLALLLAWPSLATLAGWGGLLRIAVDALVVITVLFSLLRAVPVLWDGRRYLGRLTAKGT